One genomic region from Frateuria soli encodes:
- a CDS encoding polysaccharide biosynthesis tyrosine autokinase gives MNQPTHAAPLVDDGDEIDLRELFGILLDHKWLIAAVTGLFLLCSLGYALLAAPVYQANAMVQVEQKMPTLPGLSDLSELAGDSAPEAVTEIALMTSRMVVGKVVDDLHATVSAEPERLPLFGGFIARHYKPAAPGDVAGAWLGLDRYDFGGARLEITTFDLPASLVATELALVADDAPGHYRLYDEDDNLLLRGKVGEPAQDHGVTLLVKTLAAHPGQRFAVVETPRLRTISNVQQTISASEQGKDSGIIAVSYQDTDPARATAVLDAVVDQYVHQNVARASAEAANSLEFVKQQLPQIHQHLKQAEDALAAYQTKVSTADISLQTKGLLDQVVAVDTGLSDLKLQQAEVQGKFTAKHPAYHALMVQIDDLSAKKNRLEKEINQLPDTQQGLLRLMRDVQVTTQTYTEMLGQAQQLSIAQAGTVGNARIIDHAQVDVTQPVKPKKAVVVLGGTMLGGFLAVAFVFIRHMLNPALEDPAEIEQLGMAVFASVPHSEQQEQVLQLPERRRRLLPVAEERRVYKGPKRVRLLAMEDPADLAIEAMRSLRTALHFAALEAKNNVLMIAGASPGAGKTFVSSNLAAVIAQSGQRVLLIDADMRRGMLHHVLGRSSGPGLSELLAGRAEPAQAIHATPIEGLSFIARGHAPPNPSELLMRPAFGALVRQLSAQYDLVIIDTPPVLAVTDAVIVGSYAATSLLVVRFGHNQAREVTLAQQRFEQNRVRLQGAIFNAVQRRATGYYAYGYYKYDHVPEPEPA, from the coding sequence ACCGGTGTACCAGGCCAACGCGATGGTGCAGGTGGAGCAGAAGATGCCCACCCTGCCGGGCCTGTCGGACCTCTCCGAACTGGCCGGCGACAGCGCACCGGAGGCGGTCACCGAGATCGCCCTGATGACCTCGCGCATGGTCGTGGGCAAGGTGGTCGACGACCTGCACGCGACGGTGAGTGCCGAACCCGAACGCCTGCCGCTGTTCGGCGGCTTCATCGCGCGCCACTACAAGCCGGCCGCGCCGGGCGACGTGGCCGGTGCCTGGCTGGGGCTGGACCGCTACGACTTCGGCGGCGCCCGGCTCGAGATCACCACGTTCGACCTGCCCGCCTCGCTGGTCGCCACCGAACTTGCCCTGGTCGCCGACGATGCGCCGGGCCATTACCGCCTCTACGACGAGGACGACAACCTGCTGCTGCGCGGCAAGGTCGGCGAGCCGGCGCAGGACCATGGCGTCACGCTGCTGGTCAAGACGCTCGCCGCGCATCCCGGCCAGCGCTTCGCCGTGGTCGAGACCCCGCGCCTGCGCACCATCAGCAACGTGCAGCAGACGATCTCGGCCAGCGAGCAAGGCAAGGACTCCGGCATCATCGCGGTCAGCTACCAGGACACCGACCCGGCCCGCGCCACCGCGGTGCTCGACGCGGTGGTCGACCAGTACGTGCACCAGAACGTGGCCCGCGCCTCGGCCGAAGCGGCCAACAGCCTGGAATTCGTCAAGCAGCAGTTGCCGCAGATCCACCAGCACCTGAAGCAGGCCGAGGACGCGCTGGCCGCCTACCAGACCAAGGTCAGCACCGCCGACATCAGCCTGCAGACCAAGGGGCTGCTGGACCAGGTCGTGGCGGTGGACACCGGCCTGTCCGACCTCAAGCTGCAGCAGGCCGAAGTGCAGGGCAAGTTCACCGCCAAGCACCCGGCCTACCACGCGCTGATGGTGCAGATCGACGACCTCAGCGCCAAGAAGAACAGGCTGGAAAAAGAGATCAACCAGCTGCCCGACACCCAGCAGGGTCTGCTGCGGCTGATGCGCGACGTGCAGGTCACCACCCAGACCTACACCGAGATGCTCGGCCAGGCGCAGCAGCTTTCCATCGCGCAGGCCGGCACCGTCGGCAACGCGCGCATCATCGACCACGCCCAGGTCGACGTGACCCAGCCGGTCAAGCCGAAGAAGGCCGTGGTGGTGCTCGGCGGCACCATGCTCGGCGGCTTCCTGGCGGTGGCCTTCGTGTTCATCCGCCACATGCTCAACCCCGCGCTGGAAGACCCCGCCGAGATCGAGCAGCTGGGCATGGCGGTGTTCGCCTCGGTGCCGCACAGCGAGCAGCAGGAACAGGTGCTGCAACTGCCCGAGCGCCGCCGCCGGCTGTTGCCGGTTGCCGAGGAGCGGCGCGTCTACAAGGGCCCCAAGCGGGTGCGTCTGCTGGCCATGGAAGACCCGGCCGACCTGGCCATCGAAGCCATGCGCAGCCTGCGCACCGCGCTGCACTTCGCCGCCCTGGAAGCGAAGAACAACGTGCTGATGATCGCCGGCGCCAGCCCCGGCGCCGGCAAGACCTTCGTCTCGTCCAACCTCGCCGCGGTCATCGCCCAGTCCGGCCAGCGCGTGCTGCTGATCGACGCCGACATGCGCCGCGGCATGCTGCACCACGTGCTCGGCCGCAGCTCCGGCCCCGGCCTGTCCGAGCTGCTGGCCGGCCGCGCCGAACCGGCCCAGGCGATCCACGCCACGCCGATCGAGGGCCTGAGCTTCATCGCCCGCGGCCACGCCCCGCCGAACCCGTCGGAACTGCTCATGCGGCCGGCCTTCGGCGCGCTGGTCAGGCAGCTCTCGGCGCAGTACGACCTGGTGATCATCGACACCCCGCCGGTGCTGGCCGTGACCGACGCCGTGATCGTCGGCAGCTACGCCGCCACCAGCCTGCTGGTGGTGCGCTTCGGCCACAACCAGGCGCGCGAAGTGACCCTGGCGCAGCAGCGCTTCGAACAGAACCGCGTACGCCTGCAGGGCGCCATCTTCAACGCCGTCCAGCGCCGCGCCACCGGCTACTACGCCTACGGCTACTACAAATACGACCACGTCCCCGAACCCGAACCCGCCTGA